A region from the uncultured Draconibacterium sp. genome encodes:
- a CDS encoding Gfo/Idh/MocA family oxidoreductase, with product MTNKNLSRRRFIGTSAVGLAGITILPSLHACKTKTVSDAQSVRLGFIGMGRQSIFLLKGFLQVPGVKVVAGCDVYGRKRTRFETMVKEFYAGKKENVEVKTYERFEELLARQDIDAVVIAVPDHWHAVIAIEACKAGKDVYLEKPMTFTIREGQELVKTVRATNRILGIGSQQRSDPNFQHAVNMVQSGKLGKIEKVNAYVGAPPAPYNLPEEAVPEDLNWDLWLGPLPGDIHFNHELNPPITLDPVQDEEIWGAWRWYKEMGGGFTTDWGAHMFDIAQWGLGMDRNGPVWAAPIGDGSEFMQFKYENGVVLTSETFDEQKTKGVKFHGDQGWIEVSRGHYKASDDSLLPPETDSADDDTPYETKIPHQINFIEAVQKRIDPIVPVEIGHSSCTMCTIGNIACDLGREVIWDPKAESFGNDEEAVKRMHYQYREPWKL from the coding sequence ATGACTAACAAAAATCTATCACGTAGAAGGTTTATTGGCACTTCGGCTGTAGGATTGGCCGGTATTACAATATTGCCTTCTCTTCACGCATGCAAAACTAAAACAGTAAGCGATGCACAAAGCGTTCGTCTTGGTTTTATTGGAATGGGGCGTCAATCAATATTTTTATTGAAAGGTTTTCTTCAGGTGCCAGGCGTTAAAGTGGTGGCTGGTTGCGATGTTTATGGGCGCAAACGCACACGTTTTGAAACCATGGTGAAGGAGTTTTATGCCGGAAAGAAAGAAAATGTTGAAGTAAAAACGTACGAACGATTTGAAGAGCTGTTGGCACGTCAGGATATTGACGCCGTTGTAATTGCTGTTCCTGATCACTGGCATGCAGTAATTGCGATTGAAGCTTGTAAAGCCGGCAAAGATGTCTATCTTGAAAAACCAATGACCTTTACCATTCGCGAAGGCCAGGAGTTGGTAAAAACTGTTCGTGCTACCAATCGTATTTTGGGCATTGGCAGTCAGCAACGTTCCGATCCGAATTTCCAGCATGCCGTAAATATGGTACAAAGCGGTAAATTGGGTAAAATCGAAAAAGTAAATGCTTATGTTGGAGCACCTCCAGCGCCTTACAATTTACCTGAAGAAGCTGTTCCTGAAGATTTAAACTGGGATTTATGGTTAGGACCACTGCCTGGCGATATTCATTTTAACCACGAATTAAATCCGCCAATTACGCTCGACCCCGTGCAAGATGAGGAAATATGGGGAGCCTGGCGCTGGTACAAAGAAATGGGCGGCGGTTTTACTACCGACTGGGGTGCTCATATGTTCGATATTGCCCAATGGGGTTTAGGCATGGATCGAAATGGTCCGGTTTGGGCTGCACCAATTGGCGATGGCTCAGAGTTTATGCAGTTTAAGTACGAAAATGGGGTGGTGTTAACATCCGAAACGTTTGATGAACAAAAAACCAAAGGTGTAAAATTCCATGGTGATCAGGGATGGATTGAAGTGTCGAGAGGGCATTATAAAGCTTCTGATGATTCGTTATTGCCGCCTGAAACTGACAGCGCTGATGATGATACACCATACGAAACAAAAATACCACACCAGATTAATTTTATTGAGGCCGTACAAAAACGTATTGACCCGATAGTGCCGGTTGAAATTGGCCATAGCTCGTGCACTATGTGTACCATTGGTAATATTGCCTGCGATTTAGGTCGCGAAGTCATTTGGGATCCAAAAGCCGAATCGTTTGGCAACGACGAAGAAGCAGTAAAACGAATGCATTATCAGTACCGCGAACCGTGGAAACTTTGA
- a CDS encoding lysophospholipid acyltransferase family protein: MKIFRIIFLAPLALIRLLFVVLVSAYVTVVGWFWLKTKGFSRSLQQWVIGTWGRSILFVCGIKTDQNELPQTQNFILMPNHRSYIDIFIVAGLTPAAMVGKAELAKWPFGALGAKVTNSILVNRKDPKSLVLTMKRIKESVENGMPVILFPEGTTYKGPLTKKFKNGSFKIAADSQIPVIPMAINFEDVNDAWVDKDTFVGHFFRQLSKPVTRVTIRYGKPLVESNYKTLQEKTKKEIDDMLTTIQGV; this comes from the coding sequence ATGAAAATCTTTCGAATAATCTTTCTTGCTCCGCTGGCTCTCATTCGGCTTTTATTTGTTGTACTTGTAAGTGCCTATGTCACTGTTGTTGGCTGGTTTTGGTTAAAAACAAAAGGTTTTAGCAGAAGCTTACAGCAGTGGGTAATTGGTACCTGGGGCCGTAGCATTCTGTTTGTTTGTGGAATTAAAACCGACCAAAATGAGCTGCCGCAAACGCAAAATTTCATCCTGATGCCTAACCACCGCAGTTATATCGATATTTTTATTGTTGCCGGGTTAACTCCGGCAGCCATGGTAGGCAAAGCAGAACTGGCAAAATGGCCCTTTGGAGCTTTAGGTGCAAAAGTAACCAACTCGATTCTGGTAAACCGAAAGGATCCGAAAAGCCTGGTGTTAACCATGAAAAGGATAAAAGAGTCGGTAGAAAACGGCATGCCGGTTATTCTTTTTCCTGAAGGCACGACCTACAAAGGCCCTTTAACTAAAAAATTTAAGAATGGCAGTTTTAAAATTGCTGCCGATAGCCAAATTCCGGTAATACCCATGGCCATTAATTTTGAAGATGTTAACGATGCCTGGGTAGATAAAGACACATTTGTAGGGCATTTTTTTCGCCAGCTGAGTAAACCAGTCACTAGGGTAACCATTCGTTATGGAAAGCCGCTTGTAGAAAGTAATTACAAAACGCTTCAGGAAAAAACAAAAAAAGAAATTGATGACATGCTTACAACTATTCAGGGTGTTTAA
- a CDS encoding amino acid permease, producing the protein MQQLPKKLERRLGLFSVTNIVIANIIGAGIFTTTGYLMGFLQNPGLMLLLWGLGGVVAFCGALSFGELGTVFPEAGGEYVFISKIYSPLLGFLSGWLSLIVGFSAPIAASAIGFSKYFTWAFPQMQNALEFTNSLSADYFSRYLAIIVIVVFSLIHARGMVFGARIQNVLTILKVVLVAGLIIAGLCFGKGNMQNITTGQPLLFTFSNWKAAGLSLMFIMFAYSGWNSATYIGSEIKNPGKVIPRSLLISTVAVAVMYILLNLFFVYAVPVSQMKNEPEIGGLAVGLAFGPMAETVISLLISFALFSSLSAFIILGPRVYYKMASDGYFFKAIAKVHPKRKVPVNAIYLQACIAIVLVLSGTFEQILTYMGFSLGIFPIIAVAGNIKLRRARKVKLHLPGYPFVQLFFIVISAGMLMLAYFERPVESSIAVLTAFSGIPFFYWFRKNRIKHPE; encoded by the coding sequence TTGCAGCAGCTGCCCAAAAAACTTGAACGCCGGTTGGGCTTATTTTCCGTTACTAATATTGTGATAGCAAATATTATTGGAGCCGGAATATTTACAACCACCGGATATTTAATGGGTTTCCTACAAAATCCGGGTCTAATGCTTTTGCTTTGGGGGCTTGGGGGAGTGGTTGCTTTTTGTGGGGCGCTATCGTTTGGCGAATTGGGAACCGTTTTTCCTGAAGCCGGTGGTGAATATGTATTTATTTCAAAAATATATTCGCCTTTGCTGGGCTTTCTTAGCGGGTGGTTATCGTTGATTGTGGGTTTCTCCGCTCCAATTGCCGCCTCTGCTATCGGCTTTTCAAAATACTTCACATGGGCTTTCCCGCAAATGCAAAACGCACTGGAGTTTACCAACAGCTTAAGCGCAGATTATTTTAGCCGTTATCTGGCTATTATTGTAATTGTTGTTTTTAGTTTAATACACGCACGAGGAATGGTATTTGGAGCAAGAATACAAAATGTACTTACCATTTTGAAAGTAGTTTTGGTAGCAGGCCTTATAATTGCCGGTTTATGTTTTGGCAAGGGTAATATGCAAAACATTACTACAGGGCAACCTTTGCTATTTACTTTTAGTAACTGGAAAGCTGCAGGTTTATCGTTAATGTTTATCATGTTTGCCTATAGCGGTTGGAACTCGGCAACTTACATTGGCTCCGAGATAAAAAATCCGGGTAAGGTTATTCCGCGGTCTTTACTTATTTCAACAGTAGCAGTGGCGGTTATGTACATTCTTTTAAATTTATTTTTTGTTTATGCAGTGCCGGTATCGCAAATGAAAAACGAACCGGAAATTGGAGGTTTGGCCGTTGGATTGGCTTTTGGTCCAATGGCTGAAACGGTTATTTCTTTGCTTATTTCTTTTGCGCTTTTTTCTTCGTTAAGTGCTTTTATAATTCTAGGGCCACGTGTTTATTATAAAATGGCCAGCGATGGTTATTTTTTTAAAGCTATTGCAAAAGTGCATCCGAAACGAAAGGTTCCGGTAAATGCCATTTATTTGCAAGCCTGCATTGCCATTGTGCTGGTTTTATCAGGTACGTTTGAACAGATATTAACTTATATGGGATTTTCGCTGGGTATTTTCCCGATTATTGCTGTTGCCGGAAATATTAAGTTAAGACGAGCCCGGAAAGTAAAGCTGCATTTACCCGGATATCCTTTTGTGCAGCTGTTTTTTATTGTTATTAGTGCAGGCATGTTGATGCTTGCTTATTTTGAACGGCCGGTAGAATCAAGTATTGCGGTGTTAACGGCTTTTTCGGGTATACCGTTTTTTTATTGGTTCAGAAAAAATAGAATTAAACACCCTGAATAG
- a CDS encoding class I SAM-dependent methyltransferase, producing the protein MKCKSFLLILLGVLLAGVANAQYPAIENNLDKKVMAFLQENASEWRDMNVPLSDGRILYDIIIENSYTSALEIGTSTGHSAIWIAWALSKTGGKLTTIEIDKTRYLQAKANFKKAGVSKYIDLKLADAHELVPKLKEEFDFVFCDADKYWYKNYFVAIDPNLKVGGCYAAHNTAMRINGIGEFLRYIESLENYKTSIDKTSRSGISKSFKLK; encoded by the coding sequence ATGAAATGTAAATCATTCTTACTGATATTATTAGGAGTGCTGCTTGCAGGTGTGGCCAATGCTCAGTACCCGGCTATTGAAAACAACCTCGACAAAAAAGTAATGGCATTTCTTCAGGAAAACGCCAGCGAGTGGAGGGACATGAATGTGCCCTTATCAGATGGCAGAATTCTTTATGATATTATTATTGAAAATTCGTACACATCAGCGCTTGAAATAGGAACCTCAACCGGGCACTCGGCAATTTGGATTGCCTGGGCATTAAGTAAAACCGGAGGAAAGTTAACAACAATTGAAATTGATAAAACGCGTTACCTGCAAGCCAAGGCCAATTTTAAAAAGGCCGGAGTTTCAAAATATATCGACTTAAAACTTGCAGATGCGCACGAGCTGGTTCCAAAACTAAAAGAAGAATTCGACTTTGTATTTTGCGATGCAGATAAGTATTGGTATAAAAATTATTTTGTAGCGATAGATCCGAATTTAAAAGTGGGAGGATGTTATGCTGCTCACAACACTGCAATGCGCATAAATGGAATAGGCGAATTTTTACGCTACATTGAAAGCCTGGAGAACTATAAAACCAGTATTGATAAAACCAGTCGTTCAGGAATATCAAAAAGTTTTAAATTAAAATAG
- a CDS encoding peptidylprolyl isomerase: MKTAEIHTSKGVMKVKFYEEDAPGTVANFIKLSESGFYDGLAFHRVIPNFVIQGGCPDGTGAGGPGYSIDCELDGNNQYHDRGVLSMAHAGKNTGGSQFFICHNRENTQHLDRHHTCFGKVFEGLDVIDDIRQGDEIEKIIISEE, encoded by the coding sequence ATGAAGACAGCTGAGATACACACTTCAAAAGGAGTGATGAAGGTTAAGTTTTACGAAGAAGATGCCCCGGGAACGGTAGCTAATTTTATTAAGCTTTCAGAATCTGGTTTTTACGACGGATTAGCTTTTCACCGGGTAATTCCAAACTTCGTAATCCAGGGAGGATGTCCTGATGGAACAGGTGCAGGTGGCCCCGGCTATTCGATAGATTGTGAGCTTGATGGCAACAACCAATACCACGACAGAGGAGTATTATCGATGGCGCACGCGGGAAAAAACACCGGAGGGTCGCAGTTTTTTATTTGTCACAACCGCGAAAACACCCAACACCTTGATCGTCATCATACCTGTTTCGGAAAAGTTTTTGAAGGCCTTGACGTTATCGACGATATCAGACAAGGAGATGAAATTGAAAAAATCATCATTTCAGAAGAATAA
- a CDS encoding GatB/YqeY domain-containing protein: MALLEQINNDIKAAMKAREKEKLEALRGIKKVMLEAQTAKGAGDELSDADAMKIISKLAKQGADSAKIYKEQRRDDLFEQEMKQVAVFESYLPEKMSDEDLSAAVKEIIEQAGASSMKDMGKVMGMASKKLAGKADGKEIADKVKALLS, from the coding sequence ATGGCACTTTTAGAACAAATTAATAACGATATTAAAGCGGCAATGAAAGCCCGCGAGAAAGAAAAACTGGAGGCCCTGCGTGGGATAAAAAAAGTAATGCTTGAAGCACAAACAGCCAAAGGAGCAGGCGATGAGTTGTCGGATGCTGATGCCATGAAAATTATATCAAAATTGGCCAAGCAGGGTGCCGATTCGGCAAAAATTTATAAGGAACAGAGGCGTGATGATTTGTTTGAACAGGAAATGAAACAAGTTGCGGTTTTTGAAAGCTATCTTCCTGAAAAAATGTCGGATGAAGATTTAAGTGCAGCCGTGAAAGAAATTATTGAACAAGCGGGCGCTTCCAGCATGAAAGATATGGGAAAAGTAATGGGTATGGCCTCGAAAAAGCTAGCCGGCAAAGCCGATGGAAAAGAAATTGCCGATAAAGTTAAAGCACTATTGAGCTAG
- the ftsZ gene encoding cell division protein FtsZ gives MADFVMEKTPGAEIKVIGVGGGGGNAVNHMFKHGIRDVDFVICNTDAQAMEASAIRTRVQLGASLTEGRGAGNKPEVGKQAAMENIEDVKSALSENTKMVFITAGMGGGTGTGAAPVIAQCCKEQGYLTVAIVTIPFRNEGRRRIKQAYEGIKELATFVDSLLVINNERIREMYGDFGISEAFAKADNVLSTAAKGIAEIITVPGYINVDFADVETVMRKSGMAVMGTGVSAEENRAEDAVKKALNSPLLNDNEIRGARNILVNINSGTQEVTMDEVGRITDYVQNMAGFDADLIWGNGKDESLGDQLSVTVIATGFPTSIISELSEQSQRKVVKHTLEKEHVAPKKNEDQTYRHSDDKRSQSTFEFIVDDKKQNNEEDEFESLYPITSRERNKSEKEIDINDYANLSDDDVDEIENVPAFKRRNIRINDPKYKRDRSGYSVNRDNRISDKNSYLHDNVD, from the coding sequence ATGGCTGATTTTGTAATGGAAAAAACACCAGGTGCCGAAATAAAGGTAATTGGAGTAGGCGGCGGTGGAGGTAATGCTGTAAACCATATGTTTAAACACGGGATTCGTGATGTGGATTTTGTAATCTGCAACACCGATGCCCAGGCGATGGAGGCTAGTGCTATTCGAACTCGCGTACAACTGGGGGCTTCTCTAACCGAGGGACGTGGTGCAGGAAATAAACCGGAAGTGGGAAAGCAAGCTGCAATGGAAAACATTGAGGATGTTAAATCTGCCTTGTCGGAGAATACAAAAATGGTTTTTATCACTGCCGGGATGGGAGGTGGAACCGGAACCGGTGCCGCTCCTGTAATCGCTCAGTGCTGCAAAGAGCAAGGCTACCTAACCGTGGCCATTGTAACTATTCCATTCCGAAACGAAGGAAGAAGGCGCATAAAACAAGCCTACGAGGGGATTAAAGAACTGGCCACTTTTGTTGATTCGCTGCTGGTAATAAATAACGAACGTATCCGCGAAATGTATGGCGATTTCGGCATCTCAGAAGCTTTTGCCAAAGCTGATAATGTGTTGTCGACTGCAGCAAAGGGTATTGCCGAAATTATTACGGTACCGGGTTATATAAATGTTGATTTTGCTGATGTAGAAACCGTAATGCGTAAAAGCGGAATGGCAGTAATGGGAACCGGGGTCAGTGCCGAAGAAAACAGGGCTGAGGATGCTGTGAAAAAAGCATTAAATTCACCACTTTTAAATGATAATGAAATAAGAGGTGCAAGAAATATTTTGGTAAACATTAATTCGGGTACACAAGAGGTAACCATGGATGAAGTGGGCCGAATTACCGATTATGTGCAGAATATGGCAGGTTTTGATGCCGATTTGATTTGGGGAAATGGGAAAGACGAAAGCCTGGGAGACCAGCTCTCGGTAACGGTTATCGCAACGGGTTTTCCTACCAGCATCATTTCTGAGCTTTCAGAGCAAAGCCAGCGGAAAGTTGTAAAACACACGCTGGAAAAAGAACATGTGGCTCCAAAAAAAAATGAAGACCAGACCTACCGGCACAGTGATGATAAGCGCAGCCAGTCTACTTTTGAATTTATTGTAGACGATAAAAAGCAAAACAATGAAGAGGATGAATTTGAATCGTTGTATCCGATAACATCGCGCGAAAGAAACAAGTCGGAGAAGGAAATAGACATAAACGATTATGCTAATTTAAGCGACGACGATGTGGATGAAATAGAAAACGTACCGGCTTTTAAACGTAGAAATATCCGTATAAACGATCCAAAGTACAAACGCGACCGATCAGGGTACTCTGTGAATCGCGATAACCGTATTTCAGACAAAAACAGTTATTTACACGACAACGTTGATTAA